In Vibrio hippocampi, a single genomic region encodes these proteins:
- a CDS encoding aminoacyl-histidine dipeptidase has product MSEFHSEISQLSPAPLWQFFDKICSIPHPSKHEEALAQYIVTWAQEQGLDVKRDKTGNVFIKKPATAGMENKKGVVLQAHIDMVPQKNEDTDHDFTKDPIQPYIDGEWVTAKGTTLGADNGIGMASCLAVLASNEIKHGPLEVLLTIDEEAGMTGAFGLEAGWLEGDILLNTDSEQEGEVYMGCAGGIDAAISFDITRESAPAGYVAQQLTLKGLKGGHSGCDIHTGRGNANKLLARFLAGHAQELDARLIEFRGGSLRNAIPREAFVTLAIPESNLAKLNQLYKHFTRLLSSELGAVETDIVSFNETAELQDVFALETQNRFIAALNACPNGVIRMSDDIQGVVETSLNLGVITTEQDNVQVLCLIRSLIDSGREQVESMLASVAELAGATITCSGAYPGWKPDPDSEIMAVFRDMYEGIYGNKPNIMVIHAGLECGLFKEPYPQMDMVSFGPTIKFPHSPDEKVKIDTVELYWNQMVALLEAIPSKA; this is encoded by the coding sequence GTGTCTGAATTCCACTCTGAAATTAGTCAACTGTCACCCGCTCCGTTATGGCAGTTCTTTGACAAAATCTGTTCGATTCCTCATCCATCTAAGCACGAAGAAGCATTGGCTCAGTACATTGTTACCTGGGCACAAGAGCAAGGCTTAGACGTTAAGCGTGATAAAACTGGCAACGTTTTCATCAAAAAGCCGGCGACGGCTGGAATGGAAAACAAGAAGGGTGTGGTGCTGCAAGCGCATATTGATATGGTGCCGCAGAAAAATGAAGACACCGATCATGACTTCACCAAAGATCCTATTCAACCGTATATCGACGGTGAATGGGTCACTGCGAAAGGGACAACGCTCGGGGCTGACAACGGTATTGGTATGGCTAGTTGCCTAGCGGTACTGGCATCGAATGAGATAAAACACGGTCCACTAGAAGTATTATTAACCATTGACGAAGAAGCGGGTATGACCGGTGCTTTCGGCTTAGAAGCGGGTTGGTTAGAGGGTGATATCCTGCTTAACACCGATTCAGAGCAAGAAGGTGAAGTTTACATGGGTTGTGCTGGCGGTATCGACGCGGCAATCTCTTTTGATATTACTCGTGAATCAGCGCCTGCGGGCTATGTGGCTCAACAATTGACCCTTAAAGGTCTTAAAGGTGGTCACTCGGGTTGTGATATTCATACCGGCAGAGGCAATGCCAACAAGCTGTTAGCGCGTTTCCTTGCTGGACACGCTCAAGAATTGGATGCGCGTTTGATCGAATTCCGTGGTGGTAGCCTGCGCAATGCAATTCCTCGTGAAGCTTTTGTCACGCTTGCGATTCCAGAGAGCAACCTTGCCAAATTGAATCAACTCTATAAGCATTTCACCCGTCTACTCTCTAGTGAGCTTGGTGCTGTGGAAACCGATATTGTTTCATTTAATGAGACAGCCGAACTGCAAGACGTGTTTGCATTAGAGACTCAAAACCGCTTTATCGCTGCGCTTAACGCATGCCCTAACGGTGTGATTCGCATGAGCGACGATATTCAAGGTGTGGTAGAAACGTCTCTTAACCTTGGTGTGATTACGACTGAGCAAGATAACGTTCAGGTGCTATGTTTAATCCGCTCACTGATTGATTCTGGACGTGAGCAGGTGGAAAGCATGCTCGCTTCTGTTGCTGAGCTTGCTGGTGCAACCATCACTTGTTCAGGTGCTTACCCTGGTTGGAAACCTGATCCAGATTCAGAGATCATGGCAGTGTTCCGTGACATGTATGAAGGCATCTATGGTAACAAACCAAACATCATGGTGATTCACGCTGGTCTTGAGTGTGGTCTATTTAAAGAACCTTACCCGCAAATGGATATGGTTTCCTTTGGTCCAACAATCAAGTTCCCACATTCTCCTGACGAGAAAGTGAAAATTGACACCGTTGAGCTATATTGGAATCAAATGGTCGCACTCCTAGAAGCCATCCCCTCTAAAGCCTAG
- a CDS encoding YaeP family protein, whose translation MQVYDCCPLVREIYAQIGSGDQGYIPQAITCALKTLNDIAADESLPKDTRESAAFAAANLLISDFDDQ comes from the coding sequence ATGCAAGTTTACGACTGCTGTCCTCTAGTTCGTGAAATCTACGCTCAAATTGGTAGCGGCGATCAAGGATATATTCCTCAAGCCATCACCTGTGCCTTAAAAACCCTGAATGATATTGCTGCAGATGAGTCTCTGCCAAAAGATACGCGTGAAAGCGCCGCATTTGCTGCTGCTAACCTACTGATTTCTGACTTCGACGATCAGTAA
- a CDS encoding DUF4250 domain-containing protein, giving the protein MDLANFNNMDPVMLMSIINMKLRDDFSGDLDQLVRYFDIDKQALIDKLAAAGFDFLSEAGQFR; this is encoded by the coding sequence ATGGATTTAGCAAATTTTAATAACATGGACCCAGTGATGTTGATGAGCATCATCAATATGAAATTGAGAGACGATTTCTCCGGTGACCTCGACCAATTGGTTCGCTACTTTGATATCGACAAGCAGGCACTGATCGACAAACTGGCGGCTGCGGGTTTTGATTTTCTGAGTGAGGCGGGACAGTTCCGCTAA
- a CDS encoding DUF2884 family protein, translating to MKFVKALSSSTLLLGLALMSSKASALEACRVDIKNEVHLDGQQVEIVGESNSKVLIDKDNNLHINGKKIELDQLQQDALEAYRQNMNKHLPQAKKLAENGLALSHDIIDDVAASFDNSEAFQNVKQVITEFFNDVSSRYQQGDEFVLKSEAFSSFMDNWQQDFAKARESFDKEFFASAFQVMQEKMQQDGSFNLTELQNQWSELQAQLADTYQQQSKQLQQEAKDYCDSLDDVATQEQELQRKIPELKDYQVFTI from the coding sequence ATGAAATTTGTAAAAGCACTCTCCAGTAGCACTTTACTGCTAGGGCTAGCGCTAATGAGTTCAAAGGCTTCGGCGCTAGAAGCCTGTCGTGTTGATATAAAAAATGAAGTACACCTTGATGGTCAGCAAGTGGAAATTGTGGGTGAGTCCAACTCTAAGGTGTTAATTGATAAAGATAACAATCTGCATATCAATGGCAAAAAAATAGAGCTCGACCAACTTCAACAGGACGCGCTTGAAGCGTACCGCCAGAACATGAATAAACATCTTCCTCAAGCGAAGAAGTTGGCAGAGAACGGCTTAGCTCTTTCACATGACATTATTGATGATGTAGCGGCAAGCTTTGACAACTCAGAAGCATTCCAGAATGTGAAGCAGGTAATCACCGAGTTTTTCAATGATGTGTCGTCACGCTATCAACAAGGGGATGAGTTTGTCTTGAAATCAGAGGCATTCAGCTCGTTTATGGATAACTGGCAACAAGATTTCGCCAAAGCCAGAGAATCCTTTGATAAAGAGTTTTTTGCCAGTGCTTTTCAAGTGATGCAAGAAAAAATGCAGCAAGATGGCTCATTTAATCTTACCGAACTACAGAATCAGTGGAGTGAGTTGCAAGCACAACTCGCAGATACTTACCAACAGCAGTCCAAGCAATTACAGCAAGAAGCGAAAGACTACTGTGATTCACTGGATGATGTTGCGACCCAAGAGCAAGAGTTACAGCGTAAGATCCCGGAATTAAAAGATTATCAAGTGTTTACGATTTAA
- a CDS encoding GreA/GreB family elongation factor — MNKPEIIAAVIAQLQDKVTTLESAMAQTVDAATNEQTVPEHKYDTLALEASYLAHGQAVRLQQIHADIKRLEQLVAHSEKSMDKVALACIVEVEDENDKRQRFMMLPCAGGIKLPQFALTTVTPESPLGKKLHNKQLDDEVEVQVGERSVYYAIVALH, encoded by the coding sequence ATGAACAAGCCTGAAATTATTGCTGCTGTGATCGCGCAATTGCAAGACAAGGTGACAACCCTTGAATCAGCGATGGCGCAAACGGTCGATGCGGCGACCAATGAGCAGACGGTGCCAGAGCATAAATATGACACTCTGGCGCTGGAAGCGTCATATCTTGCTCATGGTCAGGCGGTACGATTGCAGCAAATACATGCCGACATTAAAAGGCTCGAACAGTTAGTTGCTCATAGCGAAAAATCAATGGATAAGGTTGCGCTTGCGTGTATCGTTGAAGTCGAAGATGAGAATGACAAACGACAGCGGTTTATGATGTTGCCTTGTGCTGGCGGGATAAAACTGCCTCAATTTGCACTCACCACCGTAACGCCGGAATCACCACTGGGTAAAAAGCTGCATAATAAGCAACTTGACGATGAGGTAGAGGTTCAGGTTGGTGAGCGCAGTGTTTACTATGCTATAGTGGCGCTGCATTAA
- the dinB gene encoding DNA polymerase IV, which yields MSETLRKFIHIDMDCFYAAVEMRDNPSYQGKPLAVGGSQRQRGVISTCNYEARKFGIRSAMPTSQALKLCPDLLLVPGRMSVYKQVSKQIHEIFRRYTSLIEPLSLDEAYLDVTDCPQLQNSATLIAEAIRHDIWNELHLTASAGVAPLKFLAKIASDMNKPNGQFVVAPSQVQSVIDELDLGKIPGVGKVSLEKLHKANLYTCLDIRNSDHRTLLMKFGRLGASLWNKSHGIDAREVVVERERKSIGVERTFTHNIKQYQECWQVIEDKLYPELERRLSTAKPKRNVIKQGIKVKFSDFKQTTIEHVHNRLELDYFKQLLVEVLERQQGREIRLLGLNVMLEPLENSRQLSMFEEQDEQA from the coding sequence ATGTCTGAGACGTTGAGAAAATTTATCCATATTGATATGGACTGCTTCTACGCCGCTGTGGAAATGCGGGACAACCCAAGCTATCAAGGAAAGCCATTAGCGGTGGGCGGCAGTCAGCGCCAGCGGGGGGTGATTAGCACCTGTAATTATGAAGCAAGGAAATTCGGCATTCGCTCTGCTATGCCAACCAGTCAAGCACTCAAGTTGTGTCCTGATTTACTGTTAGTACCGGGTCGTATGTCGGTCTATAAGCAAGTATCAAAACAGATCCACGAAATATTTCGCCGCTATACCTCATTGATTGAGCCACTTTCTCTCGATGAAGCGTATCTGGACGTCACCGATTGTCCCCAACTGCAAAACTCTGCCACCTTAATTGCCGAAGCGATTCGACATGACATCTGGAACGAGTTACACCTGACCGCCTCTGCTGGCGTTGCGCCGCTCAAGTTCTTAGCCAAGATCGCCTCGGATATGAACAAGCCCAACGGTCAGTTCGTAGTGGCACCGAGCCAAGTTCAATCGGTCATTGATGAATTGGATTTGGGTAAGATCCCAGGGGTGGGAAAAGTCAGCTTAGAGAAGCTTCATAAGGCAAACCTGTATACCTGTTTAGATATCAGAAACAGTGATCACCGAACGCTGTTAATGAAGTTCGGGCGACTTGGCGCGTCACTGTGGAATAAAAGCCATGGCATTGATGCCCGCGAAGTTGTGGTCGAGCGAGAACGCAAATCTATTGGTGTAGAAAGGACGTTTACCCACAATATTAAGCAGTATCAAGAATGCTGGCAGGTGATTGAGGACAAGTTATACCCTGAACTTGAGCGGCGACTCAGTACGGCTAAGCCGAAGCGCAATGTGATAAAACAAGGTATAAAGGTTAAGTTTTCCGATTTTAAACAGACCACTATAGAACACGTCCATAACCGATTAGAGCTTGATTACTTTAAACAGCTGTTAGTGGAAGTATTAGAACGGCAACAAGGTCGTGAAATTCGGCTGTTGGGCTTGAATGTTATGTTAGAGCCGTTAGAGAATAGCCGCCAATTGAGTATGTTTGAGGAACAAGATGAACAAGCCTGA
- the nqrM gene encoding (Na+)-NQR maturation NqrM, producing MSTFLITFGIFLAVIAAMSVGYIFQKKVVKGSCGGLGAMGIDKVCNCPEPCDARKKREAREQARAEKLAAWDKDRIA from the coding sequence ATGAGTACCTTTTTAATTACCTTTGGCATTTTTCTCGCAGTCATTGCGGCGATGTCAGTCGGCTACATCTTTCAGAAGAAAGTGGTCAAAGGCAGTTGCGGCGGCTTGGGTGCGATGGGCATTGATAAAGTATGTAACTGTCCAGAACCTTGTGACGCCAGAAAAAAACGCGAAGCAAGAGAGCAAGCTAGAGCCGAAAAATTGGCGGCTTGGGACAAAGACCGGATTGCTTAA
- a CDS encoding FAD:protein FMN transferase → MFTACSDSREQIHLSGPTMGTLYNIKYIETDRAPKPELIQEQVNKLLEQVNAQMSTYRQDSELSRFNRYYGTEPFPVSKQTAIVVKEAIRLNQVTKGALDVTVGPLVNLWGFGPEARPDKIPTQQELDKRLAQIGIEHLSATEDTLRKDLRSLYVDLSTIAKGWGVDVIAEYLNDAGIDDYMVEVGGEIRLKGLNREGVKWRIAIEKPDVDSRQVQEIIEPGDMAVATSGDYRNYFETDGVRYSHIIDPSTGKPISNKVVSVTVLDPSSMTADGLATGFMVLGEETSIEIANSMNIPMLMIVKTEQGFVEWTSEAFKPYLNK, encoded by the coding sequence ATGTTTACCGCTTGCAGTGATTCCCGTGAGCAGATTCATTTGAGCGGTCCGACCATGGGCACGCTGTATAATATCAAATATATCGAGACGGACCGTGCTCCGAAGCCCGAGCTGATTCAAGAACAAGTCAACAAATTACTTGAGCAAGTCAATGCTCAGATGTCGACCTACCGACAAGATTCTGAGTTAAGTCGCTTTAATCGCTACTACGGAACCGAGCCGTTCCCAGTCTCTAAGCAGACGGCGATTGTGGTGAAAGAAGCGATTCGCCTCAACCAAGTGACGAAAGGGGCGTTGGATGTCACCGTCGGTCCTTTGGTTAATTTGTGGGGATTTGGTCCAGAAGCAAGGCCTGATAAAATTCCGACACAGCAAGAGTTGGATAAGCGCCTCGCTCAAATTGGTATTGAACACCTTTCTGCCACAGAAGATACGCTTAGAAAAGATCTTCGCAGCTTGTATGTTGACCTTTCCACCATTGCCAAAGGCTGGGGTGTTGATGTGATCGCGGAGTATCTTAATGATGCCGGTATTGACGACTATATGGTAGAAGTGGGCGGCGAGATCCGTCTAAAGGGCTTAAATCGTGAAGGAGTAAAATGGCGCATTGCGATTGAAAAACCGGATGTGGATTCACGCCAAGTTCAAGAGATTATTGAACCGGGTGATATGGCGGTGGCAACATCAGGAGACTATCGAAACTATTTTGAAACCGATGGTGTGCGCTATTCTCACATTATTGACCCGTCAACGGGTAAGCCAATCTCAAACAAGGTGGTGTCAGTGACGGTTTTAGATCCTTCATCCATGACGGCAGACGGCTTAGCTACCGGTTTTATGGTCTTGGGGGAAGAAACGTCTATTGAGATTGCCAACAGCATGAACATCCCAATGTTGATGATTGTTAAAACAGAGCAAGGTTTTGTCGAATGGACATCCGAAGCCTTTAAGCCATACTTAAATAAATAG
- the nqrF gene encoding NADH:ubiquinone reductase (Na(+)-transporting) subunit F, with protein MDIILGVVMFTLIVLALVLVILFAKSKLVPTGDITISVNGDADKAIVTQPGGKLLSALAGAGVFVSSACGGGGSCGQCRVKVKSGGGDILPTELDHISKGEAREGERLACQVNMKTDMDIELPEEIFGVKKWECSVISNDNKATFIKELKLQIPDGESVPFRAGGYIQIEAPAHHVKYSEFDVPEEYREDWDKFNLFRYESTVNEETIRAYSMANYPEEEGIIMLNVRIATPPPNNPDVPPGIMSSFIWSLKEGDKCTISGPFGEFFAKETDNEMVFIGGGAGMAPMRSHIFDQLKRLKSTRKMSFWYGARSKREMFYVEDFDGLQAENDNFQWHVALSDPSPEDNWDGYTGFIHNVIYENYLKDHEAPEDCEYYMCGPPMMNAAVIGMLKDLGVEDENILLDDFGG; from the coding sequence ATGGACATTATCCTAGGTGTAGTGATGTTTACACTGATTGTTCTAGCGTTAGTGCTGGTGATTTTATTCGCCAAGTCTAAGCTAGTACCAACAGGTGACATCACAATCTCAGTGAATGGCGATGCGGACAAAGCGATCGTCACTCAACCTGGCGGCAAGCTGCTAAGTGCCCTCGCTGGAGCGGGCGTATTCGTTTCTTCAGCTTGTGGTGGCGGTGGCTCATGTGGTCAGTGTCGTGTAAAAGTAAAATCAGGTGGCGGTGATATTTTGCCAACTGAGCTTGACCACATCTCAAAAGGTGAGGCAAGAGAAGGCGAGCGTTTGGCCTGTCAGGTGAATATGAAAACCGACATGGACATCGAGCTTCCTGAAGAGATCTTTGGCGTTAAGAAGTGGGAATGCAGCGTTATCTCTAATGATAACAAAGCGACCTTCATCAAAGAGCTTAAGCTGCAGATCCCTGATGGCGAATCGGTACCATTCCGTGCGGGTGGTTATATTCAAATTGAAGCGCCAGCTCACCATGTGAAGTACTCAGAATTCGATGTACCGGAAGAGTATCGTGAGGACTGGGACAAATTTAACCTGTTCCGTTACGAGTCGACGGTCAATGAAGAGACTATCCGTGCTTACTCAATGGCGAACTATCCAGAAGAGGAAGGGATTATTATGCTGAACGTGCGTATCGCTACGCCGCCGCCTAATAACCCAGATGTCCCACCAGGTATCATGTCTTCGTTTATCTGGTCGCTGAAAGAGGGTGATAAGTGTACGATTTCAGGTCCATTTGGTGAGTTCTTCGCTAAAGAAACCGATAATGAAATGGTCTTCATTGGCGGTGGTGCGGGTATGGCACCGATGCGCTCTCATATCTTCGACCAACTGAAGCGTTTGAAATCTACGCGTAAGATGTCTTTCTGGTATGGTGCTCGTTCGAAGCGTGAAATGTTTTATGTGGAAGACTTTGACGGTCTACAAGCAGAAAACGACAACTTCCAATGGCACGTTGCGCTATCCGATCCTTCACCAGAGGATAACTGGGATGGTTACACAGGTTTTATTCATAACGTTATTTATGAGAACTACCTGAAGGACCATGAAGCGCCAGAAGATTGTGAGTACTACATGTGTGGTCCACCTATGATGAACGCAGCGGTTATCGGCATGCTGAAAGATCTAGGTGTTGAGGATGAAAACATCCTACTTGATGACTTTGGTGGCTAA
- the nqrE gene encoding NADH:ubiquinone reductase (Na(+)-transporting) subunit E — translation MEHYISLLVKSIFIENLALSFFLGMCTFLAVSKKVKTSFGLGVAVIVVLTVAVPVNNLLYNLVLKENALVAGVDLSFLNFITFIGVIAALVQILEMVLDRFFPPLYNALGIFLPLITVNCAIFGGVSFMVQRDYNFAESVVYGFGSGVGWMLAIVALAGIREKMKYSDVPPGLRGLGITFITVGLMALGFMSFSGVQL, via the coding sequence ATGGAACATTATATTAGTCTACTGGTTAAGTCGATTTTCATCGAAAACTTGGCGCTCTCTTTCTTCTTAGGTATGTGTACGTTTTTGGCGGTATCTAAGAAAGTGAAGACCTCATTTGGTCTTGGTGTTGCCGTTATCGTGGTGCTGACGGTTGCGGTACCTGTGAACAACCTGCTTTATAACCTAGTGTTGAAAGAAAACGCATTGGTTGCTGGTGTTGACTTAAGCTTTCTTAACTTTATCACCTTCATCGGTGTTATCGCTGCTTTGGTACAGATCCTAGAGATGGTGTTAGACCGTTTCTTCCCACCACTATACAACGCACTGGGTATCTTCCTGCCGCTAATCACGGTTAACTGTGCGATCTTCGGTGGCGTATCTTTCATGGTACAGCGTGATTATAACTTTGCTGAGTCTGTGGTTTATGGCTTTGGCTCTGGTGTGGGTTGGATGCTGGCTATCGTTGCGTTAGCGGGTATCCGTGAGAAGATGAAGTATTCAGATGTCCCTCCGGGTCTTCGTGGTCTTGGTATCACGTTTATCACGGTCGGTTTGATGGCGCTGGGCTTCATGTCTTTCTCTGGTGTTCAACTGTAA
- a CDS encoding NADH:ubiquinone reductase (Na(+)-transporting) subunit D: MSAQDVKKSLVAPVLDNNPIALQVLGVCSALAVTTKLETAFVMTLAVIFVTALSNFFVSLIRNHIPNSVRIIVQMAIIASLVIVVDQILKAYLYDISKQLSVFVGLIITNCIVMGRAEAFAMKSEPLPSLIDGIGNGLGYGFVLITVGFFRELFGSGKLFGMEVLPLVSNGGWYQPNGMMLLAPSAFFLIGFLIWVIRIFKPEQVEAKE, translated from the coding sequence ATGTCTGCTCAAGATGTGAAAAAGAGCCTAGTTGCTCCAGTATTAGACAATAACCCAATCGCTTTGCAGGTTCTGGGTGTTTGTTCTGCACTGGCAGTGACCACTAAACTAGAGACAGCGTTCGTTATGACTCTGGCGGTTATTTTTGTAACCGCACTGTCTAACTTCTTTGTATCTCTCATTCGCAACCATATCCCAAACAGTGTGCGTATTATCGTTCAAATGGCGATCATCGCGTCATTGGTAATCGTGGTAGACCAAATATTGAAAGCGTATCTGTATGATATTTCAAAACAGCTTTCGGTATTCGTGGGTCTTATCATTACTAACTGTATCGTAATGGGTCGTGCGGAAGCTTTCGCAATGAAGTCTGAGCCTCTACCATCATTGATTGATGGTATTGGTAACGGTCTTGGTTATGGTTTTGTTCTGATTACTGTCGGTTTCTTCCGTGAGCTATTTGGCTCAGGCAAGCTATTTGGTATGGAAGTATTGCCGTTAGTCAGTAATGGCGGTTGGTATCAGCCAAACGGTATGATGCTACTTGCTCCGTCTGCGTTCTTCCTGATCGGCTTCCTGATCTGGGTTATTCGTATCTTTAAACCAGAACAAGTAGAAGCGAAGGAGTAA
- a CDS encoding Na(+)-translocating NADH-quinone reductase subunit C yields the protein MASNNDSIKKTLFVVIALSLVCSVIVSLAAVGLRDKQVANAVLDKQSKIVDVAGINAEGSVAELYQQYIEPRLVDFDTGEFVDGDANSYDQRKAAKDPAESIRLSADQDKAKIIRRANVGTVYLVKQDGKVSSIILPVHGTGLWSMMYAFVAVQTDGNTVNGITYYEQGETPGLGGEVENPAWRAQFEGKKLYDENFKPAIKVVKGGAPAGSEHGVDGLSGATLTGNGVQGTFDFWLGDMGFGPFLAKVRNGGLN from the coding sequence ATGGCAAGTAATAACGATAGCATTAAAAAGACGCTGTTTGTTGTTATCGCACTGAGCTTAGTATGTTCAGTTATCGTATCGCTAGCCGCGGTCGGTTTGCGTGACAAACAAGTGGCGAATGCCGTATTAGATAAGCAGTCGAAAATCGTCGACGTTGCCGGTATTAACGCTGAAGGTTCAGTCGCTGAGCTTTACCAGCAGTACATTGAACCTCGTCTTGTTGATTTTGACACTGGTGAGTTCGTTGACGGTGATGCAAACAGTTACGATCAACGTAAAGCTGCAAAAGATCCGGCAGAGTCGATACGCCTAAGCGCGGATCAAGACAAAGCAAAAATCATTCGCCGCGCTAACGTAGGTACGGTTTACCTAGTGAAGCAAGACGGCAAAGTGAGCAGCATTATTTTGCCCGTTCACGGTACGGGTCTTTGGTCTATGATGTATGCGTTTGTGGCGGTACAAACAGACGGTAATACCGTGAATGGTATTACCTACTACGAACAAGGTGAGACTCCAGGATTGGGTGGTGAAGTAGAAAACCCAGCTTGGCGTGCGCAGTTCGAAGGTAAAAAACTGTACGACGAAAACTTCAAACCAGCGATTAAAGTGGTTAAAGGTGGCGCTCCTGCTGGCTCTGAGCATGGCGTAGATGGTCTGTCAGGTGCAACCCTAACCGGTAATGGTGTACAAGGAACATTCGACTTCTGGTTGGGTGATATGGGCTTTGGTCCATTCCTAGCGAAAGTTCGTAATGGAGGTCTAAACTAA
- a CDS encoding NADH:ubiquinone reductase (Na(+)-transporting) subunit B, giving the protein MLKKFLEDIEHHFEPGGKHERWFALYEAAATLFYTPGLVTKRSAHVRDSVDLKRIMIMVWFAVFPAMFWGMYNAGNQAIMGLNHLYSGAELATMIDGNWHYWLTQMLGGSLGADAGWGSKMLLGATFFLPIYATVFIVGGFWEVLFCMVRKHEVNEGFFVTSILFALIVPPTLPLWQAALGITFGVVVAKEIFGGTGRNFLNPALAGRAFLFFAYPAQISGDVVWVAADGYSGATALSQWAQGGEGALMNNITGQTITWMDAFIGNIPGSIGEVSTLMLIIGAALIVYMGIASWRIIAGVMIGMVSVATLFNVIGSDTNALFSMPWHWHLVLGGFAFGMFFMATDPVSASFTNNGKWAYGILIGAMCVMIRVVNPAYPEGMMLAILFANLFAPLFDHFVVEKNIKRRQARYGK; this is encoded by the coding sequence ATGCTTAAGAAGTTTCTTGAAGATATCGAGCATCATTTCGAACCAGGTGGTAAACATGAAAGATGGTTCGCTCTGTATGAAGCAGCAGCCACTCTCTTCTATACACCAGGTCTAGTGACAAAACGTAGTGCCCACGTACGTGATAGTGTTGATTTGAAACGTATCATGATTATGGTTTGGTTTGCGGTATTCCCAGCCATGTTCTGGGGTATGTATAACGCAGGTAACCAAGCGATTATGGGTCTAAACCACCTGTATTCGGGCGCAGAACTCGCCACCATGATTGATGGCAACTGGCACTACTGGTTGACTCAAATGCTTGGCGGCAGCTTAGGTGCTGACGCAGGCTGGGGCAGTAAGATGCTCTTGGGCGCGACCTTCTTCCTACCGATCTACGCAACCGTGTTTATCGTCGGTGGCTTCTGGGAAGTGCTGTTCTGTATGGTACGCAAACACGAAGTGAACGAAGGTTTTTTTGTTACCTCTATCCTGTTTGCTTTGATTGTTCCACCAACCCTCCCTCTGTGGCAAGCGGCACTCGGTATTACCTTTGGTGTGGTCGTTGCTAAAGAAATTTTTGGTGGTACAGGTCGTAACTTCCTGAACCCTGCCTTAGCAGGTCGTGCGTTCCTATTCTTCGCTTACCCAGCGCAAATCTCGGGTGACGTAGTATGGGTTGCGGCTGACGGTTACTCAGGTGCGACGGCGCTGAGCCAATGGGCTCAAGGCGGCGAAGGCGCACTAATGAACAACATCACGGGTCAAACGATCACTTGGATGGATGCGTTCATTGGTAATATCCCAGGCTCTATCGGTGAAGTCTCGACACTGATGCTTATCATCGGTGCGGCGCTCATTGTTTATATGGGTATTGCATCTTGGCGTATTATCGCTGGTGTGATGATTGGTATGGTTTCGGTCGCGACACTGTTCAATGTGATTGGTTCAGACACTAACGCATTGTTTAGCATGCCTTGGCATTGGCACCTTGTTCTGGGTGGTTTTGCATTTGGTATGTTCTTTATGGCAACAGACCCAGTATCTGCCTCGTTCACAAATAACGGTAAATGGGCATACGGTATCTTAATCGGTGCTATGTGTGTGATGATTCGCGTCGTTAACCCAGCTTACCCAGAGGGCATGATGCTAGCGATTCTGTTTGCTAACTTATTCGCCCCTCTATTTGACCACTTTGTAGTTGAAAAGAACATCAAACGGAGACAAGCACGATATGGCAAGTAA